A genome region from Coffea arabica cultivar ET-39 chromosome 7e, Coffea Arabica ET-39 HiFi, whole genome shotgun sequence includes the following:
- the LOC140004500 gene encoding splicing factor U2af large subunit A isoform X3, with protein MCVCIYKLAGLYKSLQALEANPAQVFPKERKGSREEREQIFKCYSSTGELTDKMPDYEGNGGDDLENYGGSSPQPRINSHAGADDFSDSRSQQHSRDGDNRERGPSRSRDRDRERERGRDRDREGERSRDKDRDRERDRERDRDKDRDRHHRDRDRHRDRSERREREERTRDRDDDGDYHRSREYDRRRDFDRDREERQRHRSRSREGRSEHRSRSRSRSSSKSKRISGFDMAPPTNPLMTGATSLPGQVTGAAPAVPGVFPNMFSLPTGQLGALPVMPVQAMTQQATRHARRVYVGGLPPTANEQSVATFFSHVMSAIGGNTAGPGDAVVNVYINHEKKFAFVEMRSVEEASNAMALDGIIFEGAPVKVRRPSDYNPSLAATLGPSQPNPNLNLAAVGLTPGSAGGLEGPDRIFVGGLPYYFTEGQIRELLESFGPLRGFDLVKDRETGNSKGYAFCVYQDLSVTDIACAALNGIKMGDKTLTVRRANQGVTQPKPEQESVLLHAQQQIALQCVSGTHLQKLMLQPGTLATKVLCLTQVVSADELRDDEDYADILEDMRLECGKFGTLVNLVIPRPSPTGDPTPGVGKVFLEYADVESANKARQGLHGRRFGGNQVVAVFYPENRFSQGDYDG; from the exons atgtgtgtgtgtatatacaaATTGGCTGGACTATATAAATCCCTGCAAGCCCTAGAAGCGAACCCAGCTCAAGTGTTcccaaaagagagaaaaggcagccgagaagagagagaacaaatATTCAAGTGCTATTCTTCTACTGGAGAACTAACAGATAAGATGCCGGATTACGAAGGCAACGGTGGAGATGATCTAGAGAACTACGGTGGCTCTTCTCCTCAACCCCGTATTAACAGTCACGCCGGTGCCGATGATTTTAGCGACTCCAGATCTCAA CAGCATTCTCGTGATGGTGATAATAGAGAAAGAGGGCCTTCTAGAAGCAGGGACAGGGatagggagagggagagggggagagaCAGGGACCGTGAAGGTGAACGAAGCAGAGATAAGGACAGGGACAGGGAGAGAGATAGGGAACGTGATAGGGATAAGGATCGGGATCGTCACCATAGGGACCGAGATCGCCACCGGGATCGAagtgagagaagagagagggaggagaggaCTCGAGACAGAGATGATGATGGTGATTACCATCGGAGTCGGGAGTATGATAG ACGAAGAGATTTTGACAGAGATAGAGAAGAGAGGCAGAGGCATAGGTCCAGATCTCGAGAGGGGAGATCAGAACACCGATCAAGGTCACGGTCTCGATCAAGCTCCAAAAG TAAAAGGATCAGTGGCTTTGACATGGCACCTCCAACTAATCCCTTGATGACTGGTGCTACCTCTCTCCCAG GTCAGGTAACTGGTGCTGCTCCAGCTGTTCCTGGAGTCTTTCCCAACATGTTTTCATTGCCAACTGGACAG CTTGGAGCTCTACCTGTTATGCCAGTTCAGGCTATGACTCAACAG GCCACTAGACATGCTCGACGAGTGTATGTTGGTGGACTTCCTCCAACAGCTAATGAACAG TCTGTTGCGACATTCTTCAGTCATGTGATGTCGGCAATTGGAGGAAACACTGCTGGTCCAG GGGATGCTGTTGTAAATGTTTATATTAACCATGAGAAGAAATTTGCTTTTGTGGAGATGAGGTCAGTTGAAGAGGCTAGCAATGCCATGGCATTGGATGGCATTATTTTTGAG GGAGCGCCGGTTAAGGTGAGAAGGCCCAGTGACTACAATCCCTCATTAGCTGCTACTCTTGGTCCTAGCCAGCCCAATCCAAACCTGAACCTTGCTGCTGTTGGACTGACCCCTGGTTCTGCTGGTGGGCTTGAGGGCCCTGACCGTATTTTCGTGGGTGGTCTTCCCTATTATTTCACGGAAGGGCAGATCAGAGAGCTGCTAGAGTCTTTTGGGCCCCTTCGTGGTTTTGATCTGGTGAAAGACCGAGAGACTGGAAATTCCAAGGGCTATGCATTTTGTGTTTACCAGGATTTATCAGTGACTGATATTGCTTGTGCAGCACTTAATGGGATCAAGATGGGTGATAAAACCCTCACTGTTAGGCGTGCAAACCAGGGAGTTACACAACCTAAACCTGAGCAAGAAAGTGTTTTATTGCATGCACAGCAACAGATAGCTTTACAG TGTGTATCGGGCACACACTTGCAGAAACTCATGCTACAACCTGGGACACTGGCCACAAAGGTTTTATGCCTGACACAAGTGGTTAGTGCAGACGAGCTAAGAGATGATGAGGACTATGCAGATATATTGGAAGACATGAGATTGGAATGTGGGAAATTTG GTACTTTGGTGAACCTGGTTATCCCACGGCCAAGTCCCACTGGTGATCCAACACCAGGTGTTGGAAAG GTGTTTTTGGAGTATGCTGATGTCGAGAGTGCCAACAAAGCTCGTCAAGGATTGCATGGAAGAAGATTTGGTGGGAATCAAGTAGTTGCTGTGTTTTATCCAGAGAACAGGTTCTCTCAAGGTGATTATGATGGTTAA
- the LOC140004500 gene encoding splicing factor U2af large subunit A isoform X5 yields the protein MCVCIYKLAGLYKSLQALEANPAQVFPKERKGSREEREQIFKCYSSTGELTDKMPDYEGNGGDDLENYGGSSPQPRINSHAGADDFSDSRSQQHSRDGDNRERGPSRSRDRDRERERGRDRDREGERSRDKDRDRERDRERDRDKDRDRHHRDRDRHRDRSERREREERTRDRDDDGDYHRSREYDRRRDFDRDREERQRHRSRSREGRSEHRSRSRSRSSSKSKRISGFDMAPPTNPLMTGATSLPGQVTGAAPAVPGVFPNMFSLPTGQLGALPVMPVQAMTQQATRHARRVYVGGLPPTANEQSVATFFSHVMSAIGGNTAGPGDAVVNVYINHEKKFAFVEMRSVEEASNAMALDGIIFEGAPVKVRRPSDYNPSLAATLGPSQPNPNLNLAAVGLTPGSAGGLEGPDRIFVGGLPYYFTEGQIRELLESFGPLRGFDLVKDRETGNSKGYAFCVYQDLSVTDIACAALNGIKMGDKTLTVRRANQGVTQPKPEQESVLLHAQQQIALQKLMLQPGTLATKVLCLTQVVSADELRDDEDYADILEDMRLECGKFGTLVNLVIPRPSPTGDPTPGVGKVFLEYADVESANKARQGLHGRRFGGNQVVAVFYPENRFSQGDYDG from the exons atgtgtgtgtgtatatacaaATTGGCTGGACTATATAAATCCCTGCAAGCCCTAGAAGCGAACCCAGCTCAAGTGTTcccaaaagagagaaaaggcagccgagaagagagagaacaaatATTCAAGTGCTATTCTTCTACTGGAGAACTAACAGATAAGATGCCGGATTACGAAGGCAACGGTGGAGATGATCTAGAGAACTACGGTGGCTCTTCTCCTCAACCCCGTATTAACAGTCACGCCGGTGCCGATGATTTTAGCGACTCCAGATCTCAA CAGCATTCTCGTGATGGTGATAATAGAGAAAGAGGGCCTTCTAGAAGCAGGGACAGGGatagggagagggagagggggagagaCAGGGACCGTGAAGGTGAACGAAGCAGAGATAAGGACAGGGACAGGGAGAGAGATAGGGAACGTGATAGGGATAAGGATCGGGATCGTCACCATAGGGACCGAGATCGCCACCGGGATCGAagtgagagaagagagagggaggagaggaCTCGAGACAGAGATGATGATGGTGATTACCATCGGAGTCGGGAGTATGATAG ACGAAGAGATTTTGACAGAGATAGAGAAGAGAGGCAGAGGCATAGGTCCAGATCTCGAGAGGGGAGATCAGAACACCGATCAAGGTCACGGTCTCGATCAAGCTCCAAAAG TAAAAGGATCAGTGGCTTTGACATGGCACCTCCAACTAATCCCTTGATGACTGGTGCTACCTCTCTCCCAG GTCAGGTAACTGGTGCTGCTCCAGCTGTTCCTGGAGTCTTTCCCAACATGTTTTCATTGCCAACTGGACAG CTTGGAGCTCTACCTGTTATGCCAGTTCAGGCTATGACTCAACAG GCCACTAGACATGCTCGACGAGTGTATGTTGGTGGACTTCCTCCAACAGCTAATGAACAG TCTGTTGCGACATTCTTCAGTCATGTGATGTCGGCAATTGGAGGAAACACTGCTGGTCCAG GGGATGCTGTTGTAAATGTTTATATTAACCATGAGAAGAAATTTGCTTTTGTGGAGATGAGGTCAGTTGAAGAGGCTAGCAATGCCATGGCATTGGATGGCATTATTTTTGAG GGAGCGCCGGTTAAGGTGAGAAGGCCCAGTGACTACAATCCCTCATTAGCTGCTACTCTTGGTCCTAGCCAGCCCAATCCAAACCTGAACCTTGCTGCTGTTGGACTGACCCCTGGTTCTGCTGGTGGGCTTGAGGGCCCTGACCGTATTTTCGTGGGTGGTCTTCCCTATTATTTCACGGAAGGGCAGATCAGAGAGCTGCTAGAGTCTTTTGGGCCCCTTCGTGGTTTTGATCTGGTGAAAGACCGAGAGACTGGAAATTCCAAGGGCTATGCATTTTGTGTTTACCAGGATTTATCAGTGACTGATATTGCTTGTGCAGCACTTAATGGGATCAAGATGGGTGATAAAACCCTCACTGTTAGGCGTGCAAACCAGGGAGTTACACAACCTAAACCTGAGCAAGAAAGTGTTTTATTGCATGCACAGCAACAGATAGCTTTACAG AAACTCATGCTACAACCTGGGACACTGGCCACAAAGGTTTTATGCCTGACACAAGTGGTTAGTGCAGACGAGCTAAGAGATGATGAGGACTATGCAGATATATTGGAAGACATGAGATTGGAATGTGGGAAATTTG GTACTTTGGTGAACCTGGTTATCCCACGGCCAAGTCCCACTGGTGATCCAACACCAGGTGTTGGAAAG GTGTTTTTGGAGTATGCTGATGTCGAGAGTGCCAACAAAGCTCGTCAAGGATTGCATGGAAGAAGATTTGGTGGGAATCAAGTAGTTGCTGTGTTTTATCCAGAGAACAGGTTCTCTCAAGGTGATTATGATGGTTAA
- the LOC140004500 gene encoding splicing factor U2af large subunit A isoform X2 produces the protein MCVCIYKLAGLYKSLQALEANPAQVFPKERKGSREEREQIFKCYSSTGELTDKMPDYEGNGGDDLENYGGSSPQPRINSHAGADDFSDSRSQHSRDGDNRERGPSRSRDRDRERERGRDRDREGERSRDKDRDRERDRERDRDKDRDRHHRDRDRHRDRSERREREERTRDRDDDGDYHRSREYDRRRDFDRDREERQRHRSRSREGRSEHRSRSRSRSSSKSKRISGFDMAPPTNPLMTGATSLPAFTGQVTGAAPAVPGVFPNMFSLPTGQLGALPVMPVQAMTQQATRHARRVYVGGLPPTANEQSVATFFSHVMSAIGGNTAGPGDAVVNVYINHEKKFAFVEMRSVEEASNAMALDGIIFEGAPVKVRRPSDYNPSLAATLGPSQPNPNLNLAAVGLTPGSAGGLEGPDRIFVGGLPYYFTEGQIRELLESFGPLRGFDLVKDRETGNSKGYAFCVYQDLSVTDIACAALNGIKMGDKTLTVRRANQGVTQPKPEQESVLLHAQQQIALQCVSGTHLQKLMLQPGTLATKVLCLTQVVSADELRDDEDYADILEDMRLECGKFGTLVNLVIPRPSPTGDPTPGVGKVFLEYADVESANKARQGLHGRRFGGNQVVAVFYPENRFSQGDYDG, from the exons atgtgtgtgtgtatatacaaATTGGCTGGACTATATAAATCCCTGCAAGCCCTAGAAGCGAACCCAGCTCAAGTGTTcccaaaagagagaaaaggcagccgagaagagagagaacaaatATTCAAGTGCTATTCTTCTACTGGAGAACTAACAGATAAGATGCCGGATTACGAAGGCAACGGTGGAGATGATCTAGAGAACTACGGTGGCTCTTCTCCTCAACCCCGTATTAACAGTCACGCCGGTGCCGATGATTTTAGCGACTCCAGATCTCAA CATTCTCGTGATGGTGATAATAGAGAAAGAGGGCCTTCTAGAAGCAGGGACAGGGatagggagagggagagggggagagaCAGGGACCGTGAAGGTGAACGAAGCAGAGATAAGGACAGGGACAGGGAGAGAGATAGGGAACGTGATAGGGATAAGGATCGGGATCGTCACCATAGGGACCGAGATCGCCACCGGGATCGAagtgagagaagagagagggaggagaggaCTCGAGACAGAGATGATGATGGTGATTACCATCGGAGTCGGGAGTATGATAG ACGAAGAGATTTTGACAGAGATAGAGAAGAGAGGCAGAGGCATAGGTCCAGATCTCGAGAGGGGAGATCAGAACACCGATCAAGGTCACGGTCTCGATCAAGCTCCAAAAG TAAAAGGATCAGTGGCTTTGACATGGCACCTCCAACTAATCCCTTGATGACTGGTGCTACCTCTCTCCCAG CCTTTACAGGTCAGGTAACTGGTGCTGCTCCAGCTGTTCCTGGAGTCTTTCCCAACATGTTTTCATTGCCAACTGGACAG CTTGGAGCTCTACCTGTTATGCCAGTTCAGGCTATGACTCAACAG GCCACTAGACATGCTCGACGAGTGTATGTTGGTGGACTTCCTCCAACAGCTAATGAACAG TCTGTTGCGACATTCTTCAGTCATGTGATGTCGGCAATTGGAGGAAACACTGCTGGTCCAG GGGATGCTGTTGTAAATGTTTATATTAACCATGAGAAGAAATTTGCTTTTGTGGAGATGAGGTCAGTTGAAGAGGCTAGCAATGCCATGGCATTGGATGGCATTATTTTTGAG GGAGCGCCGGTTAAGGTGAGAAGGCCCAGTGACTACAATCCCTCATTAGCTGCTACTCTTGGTCCTAGCCAGCCCAATCCAAACCTGAACCTTGCTGCTGTTGGACTGACCCCTGGTTCTGCTGGTGGGCTTGAGGGCCCTGACCGTATTTTCGTGGGTGGTCTTCCCTATTATTTCACGGAAGGGCAGATCAGAGAGCTGCTAGAGTCTTTTGGGCCCCTTCGTGGTTTTGATCTGGTGAAAGACCGAGAGACTGGAAATTCCAAGGGCTATGCATTTTGTGTTTACCAGGATTTATCAGTGACTGATATTGCTTGTGCAGCACTTAATGGGATCAAGATGGGTGATAAAACCCTCACTGTTAGGCGTGCAAACCAGGGAGTTACACAACCTAAACCTGAGCAAGAAAGTGTTTTATTGCATGCACAGCAACAGATAGCTTTACAG TGTGTATCGGGCACACACTTGCAGAAACTCATGCTACAACCTGGGACACTGGCCACAAAGGTTTTATGCCTGACACAAGTGGTTAGTGCAGACGAGCTAAGAGATGATGAGGACTATGCAGATATATTGGAAGACATGAGATTGGAATGTGGGAAATTTG GTACTTTGGTGAACCTGGTTATCCCACGGCCAAGTCCCACTGGTGATCCAACACCAGGTGTTGGAAAG GTGTTTTTGGAGTATGCTGATGTCGAGAGTGCCAACAAAGCTCGTCAAGGATTGCATGGAAGAAGATTTGGTGGGAATCAAGTAGTTGCTGTGTTTTATCCAGAGAACAGGTTCTCTCAAGGTGATTATGATGGTTAA
- the LOC140004500 gene encoding splicing factor U2af large subunit A isoform X6, producing MCVCIYKLAGLYKSLQALEANPAQVFPKERKGSREEREQIFKCYSSTGELTDKMPDYEGNGGDDLENYGGSSPQPRINSHAGADDFSDSRSQHSRDGDNRERGPSRSRDRDRERERGRDRDREGERSRDKDRDRERDRERDRDKDRDRHHRDRDRHRDRSERREREERTRDRDDDGDYHRSREYDRRRDFDRDREERQRHRSRSREGRSEHRSRSRSRSSSKSKRISGFDMAPPTNPLMTGATSLPGQVTGAAPAVPGVFPNMFSLPTGQLGALPVMPVQAMTQQATRHARRVYVGGLPPTANEQSVATFFSHVMSAIGGNTAGPGDAVVNVYINHEKKFAFVEMRSVEEASNAMALDGIIFEGAPVKVRRPSDYNPSLAATLGPSQPNPNLNLAAVGLTPGSAGGLEGPDRIFVGGLPYYFTEGQIRELLESFGPLRGFDLVKDRETGNSKGYAFCVYQDLSVTDIACAALNGIKMGDKTLTVRRANQGVTQPKPEQESVLLHAQQQIALQKLMLQPGTLATKVLCLTQVVSADELRDDEDYADILEDMRLECGKFGTLVNLVIPRPSPTGDPTPGVGKVFLEYADVESANKARQGLHGRRFGGNQVVAVFYPENRFSQGDYDG from the exons atgtgtgtgtgtatatacaaATTGGCTGGACTATATAAATCCCTGCAAGCCCTAGAAGCGAACCCAGCTCAAGTGTTcccaaaagagagaaaaggcagccgagaagagagagaacaaatATTCAAGTGCTATTCTTCTACTGGAGAACTAACAGATAAGATGCCGGATTACGAAGGCAACGGTGGAGATGATCTAGAGAACTACGGTGGCTCTTCTCCTCAACCCCGTATTAACAGTCACGCCGGTGCCGATGATTTTAGCGACTCCAGATCTCAA CATTCTCGTGATGGTGATAATAGAGAAAGAGGGCCTTCTAGAAGCAGGGACAGGGatagggagagggagagggggagagaCAGGGACCGTGAAGGTGAACGAAGCAGAGATAAGGACAGGGACAGGGAGAGAGATAGGGAACGTGATAGGGATAAGGATCGGGATCGTCACCATAGGGACCGAGATCGCCACCGGGATCGAagtgagagaagagagagggaggagaggaCTCGAGACAGAGATGATGATGGTGATTACCATCGGAGTCGGGAGTATGATAG ACGAAGAGATTTTGACAGAGATAGAGAAGAGAGGCAGAGGCATAGGTCCAGATCTCGAGAGGGGAGATCAGAACACCGATCAAGGTCACGGTCTCGATCAAGCTCCAAAAG TAAAAGGATCAGTGGCTTTGACATGGCACCTCCAACTAATCCCTTGATGACTGGTGCTACCTCTCTCCCAG GTCAGGTAACTGGTGCTGCTCCAGCTGTTCCTGGAGTCTTTCCCAACATGTTTTCATTGCCAACTGGACAG CTTGGAGCTCTACCTGTTATGCCAGTTCAGGCTATGACTCAACAG GCCACTAGACATGCTCGACGAGTGTATGTTGGTGGACTTCCTCCAACAGCTAATGAACAG TCTGTTGCGACATTCTTCAGTCATGTGATGTCGGCAATTGGAGGAAACACTGCTGGTCCAG GGGATGCTGTTGTAAATGTTTATATTAACCATGAGAAGAAATTTGCTTTTGTGGAGATGAGGTCAGTTGAAGAGGCTAGCAATGCCATGGCATTGGATGGCATTATTTTTGAG GGAGCGCCGGTTAAGGTGAGAAGGCCCAGTGACTACAATCCCTCATTAGCTGCTACTCTTGGTCCTAGCCAGCCCAATCCAAACCTGAACCTTGCTGCTGTTGGACTGACCCCTGGTTCTGCTGGTGGGCTTGAGGGCCCTGACCGTATTTTCGTGGGTGGTCTTCCCTATTATTTCACGGAAGGGCAGATCAGAGAGCTGCTAGAGTCTTTTGGGCCCCTTCGTGGTTTTGATCTGGTGAAAGACCGAGAGACTGGAAATTCCAAGGGCTATGCATTTTGTGTTTACCAGGATTTATCAGTGACTGATATTGCTTGTGCAGCACTTAATGGGATCAAGATGGGTGATAAAACCCTCACTGTTAGGCGTGCAAACCAGGGAGTTACACAACCTAAACCTGAGCAAGAAAGTGTTTTATTGCATGCACAGCAACAGATAGCTTTACAG AAACTCATGCTACAACCTGGGACACTGGCCACAAAGGTTTTATGCCTGACACAAGTGGTTAGTGCAGACGAGCTAAGAGATGATGAGGACTATGCAGATATATTGGAAGACATGAGATTGGAATGTGGGAAATTTG GTACTTTGGTGAACCTGGTTATCCCACGGCCAAGTCCCACTGGTGATCCAACACCAGGTGTTGGAAAG GTGTTTTTGGAGTATGCTGATGTCGAGAGTGCCAACAAAGCTCGTCAAGGATTGCATGGAAGAAGATTTGGTGGGAATCAAGTAGTTGCTGTGTTTTATCCAGAGAACAGGTTCTCTCAAGGTGATTATGATGGTTAA
- the LOC140004500 gene encoding splicing factor U2af large subunit A isoform X1, whose product MCVCIYKLAGLYKSLQALEANPAQVFPKERKGSREEREQIFKCYSSTGELTDKMPDYEGNGGDDLENYGGSSPQPRINSHAGADDFSDSRSQQHSRDGDNRERGPSRSRDRDRERERGRDRDREGERSRDKDRDRERDRERDRDKDRDRHHRDRDRHRDRSERREREERTRDRDDDGDYHRSREYDRRRDFDRDREERQRHRSRSREGRSEHRSRSRSRSSSKSKRISGFDMAPPTNPLMTGATSLPAFTGQVTGAAPAVPGVFPNMFSLPTGQLGALPVMPVQAMTQQATRHARRVYVGGLPPTANEQSVATFFSHVMSAIGGNTAGPGDAVVNVYINHEKKFAFVEMRSVEEASNAMALDGIIFEGAPVKVRRPSDYNPSLAATLGPSQPNPNLNLAAVGLTPGSAGGLEGPDRIFVGGLPYYFTEGQIRELLESFGPLRGFDLVKDRETGNSKGYAFCVYQDLSVTDIACAALNGIKMGDKTLTVRRANQGVTQPKPEQESVLLHAQQQIALQCVSGTHLQKLMLQPGTLATKVLCLTQVVSADELRDDEDYADILEDMRLECGKFGTLVNLVIPRPSPTGDPTPGVGKVFLEYADVESANKARQGLHGRRFGGNQVVAVFYPENRFSQGDYDG is encoded by the exons atgtgtgtgtgtatatacaaATTGGCTGGACTATATAAATCCCTGCAAGCCCTAGAAGCGAACCCAGCTCAAGTGTTcccaaaagagagaaaaggcagccgagaagagagagaacaaatATTCAAGTGCTATTCTTCTACTGGAGAACTAACAGATAAGATGCCGGATTACGAAGGCAACGGTGGAGATGATCTAGAGAACTACGGTGGCTCTTCTCCTCAACCCCGTATTAACAGTCACGCCGGTGCCGATGATTTTAGCGACTCCAGATCTCAA CAGCATTCTCGTGATGGTGATAATAGAGAAAGAGGGCCTTCTAGAAGCAGGGACAGGGatagggagagggagagggggagagaCAGGGACCGTGAAGGTGAACGAAGCAGAGATAAGGACAGGGACAGGGAGAGAGATAGGGAACGTGATAGGGATAAGGATCGGGATCGTCACCATAGGGACCGAGATCGCCACCGGGATCGAagtgagagaagagagagggaggagaggaCTCGAGACAGAGATGATGATGGTGATTACCATCGGAGTCGGGAGTATGATAG ACGAAGAGATTTTGACAGAGATAGAGAAGAGAGGCAGAGGCATAGGTCCAGATCTCGAGAGGGGAGATCAGAACACCGATCAAGGTCACGGTCTCGATCAAGCTCCAAAAG TAAAAGGATCAGTGGCTTTGACATGGCACCTCCAACTAATCCCTTGATGACTGGTGCTACCTCTCTCCCAG CCTTTACAGGTCAGGTAACTGGTGCTGCTCCAGCTGTTCCTGGAGTCTTTCCCAACATGTTTTCATTGCCAACTGGACAG CTTGGAGCTCTACCTGTTATGCCAGTTCAGGCTATGACTCAACAG GCCACTAGACATGCTCGACGAGTGTATGTTGGTGGACTTCCTCCAACAGCTAATGAACAG TCTGTTGCGACATTCTTCAGTCATGTGATGTCGGCAATTGGAGGAAACACTGCTGGTCCAG GGGATGCTGTTGTAAATGTTTATATTAACCATGAGAAGAAATTTGCTTTTGTGGAGATGAGGTCAGTTGAAGAGGCTAGCAATGCCATGGCATTGGATGGCATTATTTTTGAG GGAGCGCCGGTTAAGGTGAGAAGGCCCAGTGACTACAATCCCTCATTAGCTGCTACTCTTGGTCCTAGCCAGCCCAATCCAAACCTGAACCTTGCTGCTGTTGGACTGACCCCTGGTTCTGCTGGTGGGCTTGAGGGCCCTGACCGTATTTTCGTGGGTGGTCTTCCCTATTATTTCACGGAAGGGCAGATCAGAGAGCTGCTAGAGTCTTTTGGGCCCCTTCGTGGTTTTGATCTGGTGAAAGACCGAGAGACTGGAAATTCCAAGGGCTATGCATTTTGTGTTTACCAGGATTTATCAGTGACTGATATTGCTTGTGCAGCACTTAATGGGATCAAGATGGGTGATAAAACCCTCACTGTTAGGCGTGCAAACCAGGGAGTTACACAACCTAAACCTGAGCAAGAAAGTGTTTTATTGCATGCACAGCAACAGATAGCTTTACAG TGTGTATCGGGCACACACTTGCAGAAACTCATGCTACAACCTGGGACACTGGCCACAAAGGTTTTATGCCTGACACAAGTGGTTAGTGCAGACGAGCTAAGAGATGATGAGGACTATGCAGATATATTGGAAGACATGAGATTGGAATGTGGGAAATTTG GTACTTTGGTGAACCTGGTTATCCCACGGCCAAGTCCCACTGGTGATCCAACACCAGGTGTTGGAAAG GTGTTTTTGGAGTATGCTGATGTCGAGAGTGCCAACAAAGCTCGTCAAGGATTGCATGGAAGAAGATTTGGTGGGAATCAAGTAGTTGCTGTGTTTTATCCAGAGAACAGGTTCTCTCAAGGTGATTATGATGGTTAA